The Vigna unguiculata cultivar IT97K-499-35 chromosome 1, ASM411807v1, whole genome shotgun sequence nucleotide sequence aattcaaaattaattgttcataattttaaaagtcaagtTTAACTTTTAAGCAAATAGTAACAAGTAGATCAAGACTGATAGATTATTCAAAATAACGATCTAGATTAGTTATTTGGTTTTCTatgcttgatttttttttttcatttttgtaaaataagagttttatatttcatttgtCTTAATAAACTTgataataatattcttttagTGATCTAAACAAACGAAGGTATTTTCTagtttgaagtttttaaaaGTTCATTCATTGAGATTGGGAAGCTTTTTTTTTAGTAGTTTGGAATTGTTATTCTTGCAAAACAAGTTAGCTTTAGTGATTGGATGATTAACAACCAAATAAGCCCTaccatttttctcttcttaAACTACCATATATAAGCTAAACATACACATTTGAATCATAATTTGCATGGAATAGAAAAGCTTGTTTGACATTACTCTTCTTTGTGAATTCGTTAAGAGGTTATTTCCTCACTATTGAGTCTTATCTCAGTTTTTCAAATTCAAGTGGTGATTTTTCTTCTTgccatcatctttctctctttAAAGTGATGCATTCTTCATCTTTCTAtgtcttccattttttttttcttttatgttttaggAATCAAACCTCGTGTTCAATGGAGAGATTTGAAGAgcctaatttatttttgattttctAACTTGCCACAttcataaaattcaaattctgaATATCCTTCATTACATTTCTATGTTTagagttatttttatttcattttctatttctaaGCGAATTAAGTTCATATAAACATCATAAATgtgtgttttaatttattaaaaattattttaaaacaaaatcagcgtcaatttaatttttttaatcatatttgatAAATCCTAATTCATAATTCACAAGGTTGAACATGTTCAATGTTGCAAGGTcatattttatatcaatatataataatgaattttgtaattattttacaatGTTATTAGAtgtttgaaattgttttaataagTTACTACTCATATAGGTTAATTTGAAAAACactttgtatttattataaaaaaaatatttttttacatgcaTCACTTGAGTGTCAAGTTGGTTGAGCAACACTCAAGTAATGAAATTTATTGCATGCACTAAATATTGTTGCTCAAACACCACATTTGTTGCGTAATTGATATCTTGTTGCTTAAGTGACTTATATAATTTCTCAAGCAAAGAACAAAATTTGATCTGCATTGTGCATCTTGGTTACTTGCGAAGCAAGTCATGTCactcaagtgatggtatggCAGAAGATTTGAGGTTTGAGGTTTCACATACTTTATCTCTCTTCAAGAATTAGTATTGCTTTGGCAACTTATAATTACTCAAGAGATTATGAGACAAGATTTAGAAGTAGATTTTTTTTGCTATTGTGATGAAATATTCTTACTAGGCCACAAATGTGCTTTAAACAAAACCGTTCTATTAATGTTAGATGATGATCCACCTAAACCACCTATACCACCAAATCCTCCACCCAAGCCTTTCCCCTTACCTTCATCCTTAGATTCAAATTCCATCCACTTCGAACTTTCTCCTTAAGTACTCCTAGGACAACCATCTTCTAAATCCCTCAAATTCAAAGGCATTATTTTGGGCCTACCTATCACTATTCTCATTGACATAGGTGGCTTTTTTGTATTCCAGGATACTTTTGAattcaaaattgtaaaaatgaatctgttgaattttttttgtaaaatagggACAAATCGTTAAAGTGGAGGAAGACATTATAGATGAAGTCATCTTCTACCATATCGGtttcctttttaaaaataaaaaaaagtgaagacATCATCTTGGAAGTCGATTTCTATTGAGTGAAAAAGTGAACTCATTATCTTGCataacgacttcactttttatttttttacattggCATTTTGATTCACCAATGTGAGGTTGCTTTGATTCATGTATGTTGCAGCCGAGTTTTCCACCCAAGTTCCACATCGCCTGGGTGTTTGAGTGCATAGTGAGCATGCCTCTATATATAGAGATCCTATCCCCTTGTAACTAGCAATTTTGACGAATACATTCAATGTTGAATTGCTTTTAAGCTTTTTCCCCTTGCCTTTAAAGTTCACTTAAAATGAGATTCTTTCTCTTGGGGTTTGTCTCATTTATGAGCCCTCCAAGTTCCTAATTAGAACTTGGGAAAGTCCATTTTGATATCTTCCACTACATTTGTTCGTGAGTTTTTTAGACTCTCTTATGATTGTTGCCCTGAACATCTTTACCAACAATCATCAGGAACATTAATACCTACATTAAACATACCTTCATTGTTTTACGAGTGATCAGTCGCGTATTTGACTTTGCCTCCTCCACTGGatcaaatattggtacaatACCAACCATCACTACACCATCCACCTGCCTCATTTCCAAGTTGTTTATGGTCGCCCGCCACCCGCACTTCACAACTATCTCACATCGGTAATGTATAAAGCTCAAATATAAAACAGAGATacgattaaattgaaaaaacataaatcacGAGATAGAACGCTTAGAcgcctatatatatatatatatatatatatatatatatatatatatatatatatatatatatatatatatattagtttcaAACTTTCAACTTTCAACTAAcatattatcaattaatataaaaattaatcaagtATGTCTATCTAATATCCAAAATAGTGAAAAATAGTGATCAATTAAAAACATACTCTTTAAACATATGtaacaaattgaaaattatataatctagCATAAGTCCACCTTGGGAGATCAACAAAAATGCTTATCACCGGGTGACCTTCAAATGAGTACAAAAAGAATCCGAGTACACAATACACACCTCAAGATATTTTGCAAAACCTCAAAAAGGATGAGGACTACCACGcttgaaacaaaaatttgaaagaaaaaaaaaattatctaagtTTTCCGACCCTTTCTTCTGTTTGAAACTACAACCCATCCATCGTCTGCTTCGCCTGAAACATTCTGTCGGGGCTCATTAACTGAATTATTGTTTGAATAAGATCTTGGAATCTCCGTACTCATGCTTGAAGAATTACCATCTACAATCATGGTTTCATCATCACCATTTTCGTCACTGTCATCTTCACCATCATTTATAatctaacacaaaaaaaaaaagtctaacaTTATTACTGCATTCAAATTCAAGGAAAGTGGAAGATCATCCGATTGTTATTTGGCTACTATATAAGGGGAAATGAAAACGCTTAACATTATTAATGCATTCAAATTCGAGACAAGAGGAAAATAATAGAATTGTTTCCTGGTTGTACATAAAAAAAGTAAGGAGAAATATGTACAGATCAAGTAAAAGCATGCTATGTAAACATATGTAgcaaattgaaaattatataatctagTCCCAATCCACCTTGGGAGATCAACAAAAAAGTTCTCCCATTTATTTTGGACGAGCCTATAGAAGTAAGTAGGTTAGGAACTGATTAAGGTGAgaagaaaattgtgaaaaacaAGAAGTGggattaaaagaaaagaaaatcataactcTCATCAGATTTATCAACTTCACACTTCAAAATATCTCAAATATAActccaaaatatttcaaatatagagtaatataataattattcagGACATATTTACTTTCTTTGAATACTTCCCATTATTCCAACTTCTAAGTCATGAACCAAGAAAACAAGGAATGAAAACAAGAACAACCCAAATAAATACACAAAATTAGTGGCCACTCCAGTAACTATAGCAAAGTTTTCAAGACTTGAATTGAAAGGTAGTGTGAGACAAAAGTAGATGCTAAATAACATTTTGCATTGAGGCACACAACACTTATGACTTGATATTTGTGAATAATACCCATCATGTACAAATTGAAAGACCCTAAATTAAACTAGCATAGAAACCTGTAAACCTTGTCATTTCTTCTTACATTTAACACAttcaagaaaaacatgttttgCAAGCATTGTTCAGATTAAATCAAGTGTTCATTGTCCCCAACAAAACCACGAAATGCAATGAGGACTTGGTTAAAAtaaaaacgcaaacttggcaTTTCATTTAATCTGTACATGtttaaattaacttatttttaaataatgggTTTTAATAAAAAAGCTTGTTGAATGAATTTCAAAAAGAATCATGATCAAAATCATATTTGGAACAATATCCAACTAGGTCTCTTAGAGACACACCTCTTTGTAAAAGCATATCCCAAACAaccagaaattaaaaaaataacattattcaaGCATTTCTCTTTGAAGCATTAACTAAGAATTACACATCTTACACAAAGGCTAAATGGTTAATTTTACCATATAAAATGAGTAAAATGcctgaaaattatttatatacagACTTCAgtacattatataaaattaaacctCATACCCCTGCTAACCTTAACAAACAATCtgatttaatacattttttaaatgatcaAGTTACATGCAATCGCTGGTTTCGGGAAAAggacttcaaaacaaaaataaaaaaatctccaGATTTCCAAGTCTTTTAAAGGAGAACGAACAGTTTGAAGATAAAAGGTAGGAAACTATAGCCGGTGAAATGCAAATGGAGAGGTaatcatataaatacaaaaaattagtGGCTGCTCCAGTAACTATAGCAAGGTTTTCAAGACTTGAAATTGAAAGGTGGTGTGAGAGGAAAAAATAGATGCACTAGATGACATTTTGCATTGAAGCACACAATAGTTATGACTTGATATTTgtgaatataatattaaaagaatataaaaattaaaccagTATAGAACCctataaatatgatattaaaaaaatagtaaaattaaaccAGTATAGAACCCTACGTACCTGCGCTGTCTGAGGACGAGCTGCTTGCTCGAGATTGGCTTTCCTGAGCTCTTCGAAAGAACTAAAATTTCCGTCCAAGAATTCTTCATGCATAACCATTAATTTCTCAGCTACctatataatcataaaaataaaataagaacaaGTGAAgttatcaaaaaaaaaacaaactacaaaaagaaaatgtatacCTCTTCAATGCTGCCATCTTCGACCTCCACATTGAGAGAAAGCATACCTTGATCCAATATGTCTTCTAAGTCATCAATGTAAAGTGGCTCTGGAACACATccaccaaaaaaattaaaacagagTTTCCGATCCACAGAATTGAATCATCTTTTGTTGCGTCAATTGATATACCTTTGAATTGAGTAAACCATACCTTTGAATTGAGTGAACCACGAAAGAATATCCGTGACAAGTTGATCAGCTTTGACAAGGGACTCACGGCCACCCCATTCGTTCTCGATAGCTGTTCGAAGAGCAGACCAGCGAAAAAGGAGTAATCCAATTCCTTCACAGAAAACTCCTATAGATTGTCCCTGTAACCTTCGAGCACCCTCCATATTTCACCACAACACAACAAACCCTATGTGTTGTGTTCGTATCTATATCCTGCAATTGGGCCTAGAAACATAAAAGCAAATATACATAGTTTGGAAAATAGATAAGCAGCAATAAGAATTTAACGGCCATCTAAATACTTCAGACTAAATTGCCATGTATGTAAATGGGCCTAATAATTCTAAATTCTAAATGAACATTTCAACTTGTATAATGATAGACCCATATATATCATCTCTAGTAACTACACATTTTCTCATAATAATTCAAGCTATATCATTATAGTTTGGTTCAAAAACTTCCATCGTTATAAAAGAGCTCTCACAATTGGAATGGAGCCATGTCCACAATCACAAGTTGAAAGCCTAAAACTCCAAATGAATCCTTAAAATCAgctataaaaacatttaaacataTTATACAACTAAAAATCAGAATTAACAATTGAACTCTCACCAATCAAACAGAATACTCTATTTTTTCAAACTTCAGGATTCAATTCTTTCCCCAATCTCAGGTTCTCAGGTACACATCCAGCAATGATCCTAGGAATGAACTCATACCCTCTTCTCAACCAATCATCAGAGAAttgattgaaaacaaaaaaacaaaggtGACCCCAAATAAATCCCAAACAGAACTAATTATCAAAACACTAACACATTATGCCATCCATATCAGCAACTAAACAGATTCAATATCTCCAAACATAATACACACCCAAACAGAGTCAATATTGTGATGGTCGGAAGCTCCCTCGTTGGAATCAGAAATGGCAGCGACAGGGCTTAAGTCTCGTCCAAGAGGACCTGAACCAACTGGGGTTTGGCAGCGGCCGCGGCCAGTGAACTGAATCGGAGGTGCCTGTGGTCGCGGTGGACGAGGGAGTAGATGAACAAGAAAGCTAGAATGCGTAGCAGCTGAGTGTTGTTGTGGGTGTTGGTTGACGATGAAGGAGGAAAAAAAGGAGTACCCTTGTGTTGTGTTCTGCGGGTGAAAAATGACAGAAAATGAGGAAGATGGAGGAATCTGTCCATGTGCTAAACTAGGGTTTTtactgtttatttttaattcatttttttattataattaattaaatgtttgtaaaaaaatatttttcttattataacaattatattcataattaattataactaattAAATGAGTGTAAAACACATTAGTTAGTTTAGTAGAATgaatttatcataatataaaaattattattatataaaaatgatagttatcttaaaaatatgtatttcaatatttaaaaattgaaataaaaaagcaTTACAAATATAAGAGTTTATTATTTCATGATGAATGACTTTAtgataatatcataaaataaatgacaatgagctcaaaatataaacttttaaattttttaaaattgaaattcaatatATGTACTTATTATATATTTCCTATTCGTGGTGCAATCTAACatatgtttttcttctaaattttttaaatatttatttctaaacCACGTTGTATTTGTGATGTTtgtatcataatttaaaatgagaatttttaattattgctTTGTTTTTGCTATGGAGACTActatataatttttcatgtgTAATGCATGAGATGTTTAGAAATTGAagtatatttattacattaattttaaaaaattataatatagttataattataatatataataaacttatgtgatgtttttgaaatttcttttaaaattattattaaaattttatataaatttattataattttaaataaattattatttttaatattttattatttaatttattttaagtttcttGATCAcgcattatttaattatttatttagtattttatattatatattaatttttgttattattatactagtattattatgatattattttattatgttataaatattattatgtattacaTTAACAGCAATGAaatcttttgaatttttcatgTTTGTAGATTTTGTTCCTATATCTCAAATGCAAATTAATTCAAATCCTtctcaaagataaaataatatgagAAAGATATTCAGAGAGATTTAAATGTTCATAAAAGTAGTTTCACTTTACAAttttacacttttttaatttttaattttaaatataaattttgttatcacaTTCTTACActaacaatttcaaattttaaatttcaacttttgctatcatatattttaaaattttcatcgaCAATATGAatcttattttagaaaaaaataataattttgaaacgGTTAGTTAAtcttttatattgaaaaaaatttataatttataattttcactaTTAAATAATACACTTATatcaatgtttttaaaattattttttaaatttgacataattacATTGTAATTTTAAACGAAGTATGGTAAGcccatcttttattttaaagggGTTGGGCCAACTTTGGTAAAAGGTCTAAAGGCAGCTCACTTTGTTCTTCAGCCGTTCACATCCATTAACTCTCATTTTGTCTCCTAGTTCTGAAACAGAGAGCTTTGCTAGAGCTTGAGTTACTCCCTCTAGCAAGCTCACTGAACATTGTTCCCCCGCATAAGTAGAACTCAAAACTCAAGTTTCTTTATGTTCCTTTTCTGTTCTTAAGCTCTGGTTCCTAGTCATGGTGTCATTTTCATTctcatatgttatatttttcagCTACTTAAGCTGCTATAGGTCCTGGTGCTCCTTCCTCTAAAGGTTTCTTGAGTTAGTTCTCAGTTTCgaggtaaaggaagctaggaTTTTGCTTGTGTTTTATAATCTTACATTTGTTTTAGTTTGGTTTCGTGTTTATGATGCTTGGATGATGCCTGAGACTGtatgaaaatatattgtatGTGTTTTTGGATGGTTCTTTTACTGTTGCATGCAGAAGCAGGAGAGAACATGCTATTCTTGCCAAGGCGAGAATCCTCTTACctaagcgagaatagcagaGAACTCTCCTTGCATCTGCACGAGTTGTCGCCCAAGTGAGAATTCTCGTCCAACCGATAGTAGTCTCGTCTAAGCGAGggagtctagcttaagcgagaactcacAATGATGCACTGTAACCCTGTTCGAGTTCTCGCCCAGCCGAAGagagtctagcttaagcgaggagACCACCCTATCGCTTGAGTGAGACctcttagcttgagcgagaaggAGGCAAATTGGTTTTCAAACTATGTGATTTcacttgtggattgattcaattcTTATTAAAAGCATGAACCTGTGATTATGTATGTTTATGTGATATTGACATGTTGGGActgaaataaaatatgaattcgTGGGTTGGTTGTGCATTGGTATGAGAATATAATGATTTGAGATTACATGTGGATTTGGTTTGAGAATCATATACATGGTATGAgatagacgtaattccatgagtctcttggggagacctcatggtggtgttatagtgtatataattagataaggattcaagcaaGGTTGCATCCTGAAATTCTAAAGAATCAGTcagtctcacatagagcagaTTGATtaaagtggtgagagtagcagaaggtcctagtctttggcaggataatggtcCTGGATGATCATCgactaaccttgtgcgtggtagggtgaaatccattggcaatggctctgtaaAGCAGTAGAGGTcatcacaagtgcaagcattcagtgaatccgatctctttatatgtattcggataattgagtcatagaaCCTTATTGTTTGTTATCACATGTTTTGAGTGCCTATTGTTTTGCCTGTTTGAAatctatttaatattatttgcttAATGATGTgttgaaatttttcttttgtctctagcttatcctttcttttttgtgtttgttttctgtttggctttcctttttgcaatgatcatcaaatACTTTGTGTGAGCATATGTGGAAACCCCTAGTGGTCATATAGATGTGGAGATGCAGCTGTCTAGACTAGGTCCTATTTTTATGCTTGTTTGGAGAGCACAATTTATGGGATATTATTTTGCAAATCATTTGTTCTGTGAACAAATCTTTTGTTAAGTTGTGGCACCTTTAAATCTTATTTCCTGGCCCTTGTTTTTGTGTCTTGGTACTCtatttttagtatattatgGATAACGGTAAAAAGGTTGGTTAAACTTTAATATGCTTCTACTAATTCTTTGATTCCAGTTAGTAAGGTAAGAGTTGAATTGAGAAATATATTCTAGAAGCTAAAAAAGTATCCTGAGCAATTTCAATAATAGGGTTCATTGATATTCCTGGTATAGTAGATGCTATCACACATACAATCACACTTAATTCGATGGAATTATTTGATCTTGGAACCTTCTATAATTTCACACGTGAGAAGTTATTTCTTGGTTTCGTTCTGTCATTAATAACTTGATTCCTTTTAGATAATAGTAGATAGAAACAATGCTTGTAAAGAgtcgagatgacaaataaatccaccccgtgggtattgcccgaatcTGTCCTCGTCTTGACCAGGAATCCCCGTATTGATTGGGTATGAGTATGAGTATgcggaatccccgactttttcaattggatatgaagatgggtatggggatgtatatatccccgccataatactcgtcctcGCCACATCTCCCtccttgtttaaattattaaaatattaattaattaaccatatatatatatatgtaattatgtaattatgttaaaatgatgtatctcaactaaaaaaattttatgtctcacatttgaatatttctattattttttaatatttttatttattatattttcctttaacATGAGAATgcttaatactctcaatttaattgtttaatagcataaacctttcatttactagtaatataaaaaaagtattatttacttattattattcatttttgtttcatttgaagaacttttttgtttcgctaaaacaattttcgttatttctcaaccattgagtatatatgtaaatatttgaaaagttttcttagatctctaagatatttttcatcttaacatacccttaattatacatttgtttatttgtgcgatttctttcgatagtttctcaaattatttttaagagacacatttgttaatatttttttatatttttatttgttgtttattttcatcatgtaaaatactatttcgatatattttatataattattttttattttctaactcattattaatcatattgtaattttgttactatgattgtataaataacttttatttactacaataaaaatttaatataattatcatgaatattcttttattaccatccaacatatattggagttcaaaagatacaagatctatgtcaaattattatgtttattatttgttctttgcgtcattttgatcaagggatgtattataacttttattagtgtataaaaaaagagatttattagaatttaaaaaattgaagtaaacaaacatttaaaatatattttaatttgaatatttgtttttcttttatatttttttaaaaatatttttaaattttatgaactaggtttcattaatgtttgcaaatttaataaatgttttagttctcatgaaattttatttggtattctaatataaaatgtaaacaattataatttattacaaagtatttgatatcgaagaaacaatcatcctcctactattgaatatttgataatattatgtttcatttacgtaattttgtattgttttataaaacttaattaaaattaatattgaattataagaaaacgggtacgagTATGGATACGAAATTATATCCGTTATctggtggggatggggatggggatgagacaaaagtttgttACCCGTTGGATTTAGATATGAGaatgatgatgaattttttctacggaGATGAGTATGGGATAACGAAACTCGTCCCGTTTTGCCCTGTCGCCATCCCTAGTAAGGAGTTCTATTGAAACCAAGAAATCTTTAGCTCTATTTTATCATGATTATgcgatatttttatttaaatcagatttatctattaaataggatgtaacaattattatttctaatattttattatttattttatttacagttatttttttatttttatatcattattttaattttaatattattatagtaGTATTTTCTAACTATTTTTAGTGtgtaacaattaaaataaattttataaaatcgactaattttatatattactttttgtattagaatagtaataacaataataataaaaaaattatcaaaatattgtaTAGATATTAATTTGACTTTAAGTCATTAGACATTGTATTTGTTGTGTCTGGATTCATAATCTAAATAAAGAAGTTATGTTAGCCataattgaaagaaaacatAGTAAATAACAGAAAGTGTACTATTTGATAACCCACCCGCCTTTGAAACCAATCAACAAACTCTTTAAACACTCTAGTTTCGATCTCAGTGGTTGAAGGTCGCCTTCCCCTTGAACTTCTTTTTATTAGTTGTCTAAATTCACTACATATATAATCAAACAACatgactaatataatttaattagtttaaatacAAATCACACACTTAATGTAGATTACTCACTCAACAAATGGTGTGACTACTGCACAATTTAAAAGCACATATCGATGGGCTTGTAGTTTTTGCATCTGAGTTAAAGTAAAATTCGAGGAACCTCCTACTGGCTTCCCACCTTGTGGGAAGATAGATGACAGAAAAGGCTCATTATCACCTGTTTTATCACAAACACGTCTTGGTCTATTGAACCTTGTCTCTATATCTTCAATGTATCTAGAACAAAAGGTAAGAGACTCTTTAGCTAAGTATCCCTCAGCTATAGAACCTTCTGGTTTTGCCTTGTTTCGTACAAAGGTCTTTAAATGACCTAATTCCCTATAATAATGagaaataaatagagtaaacaACTTggatatttatgataataataccTTAATCTAAAAGTACTAAGCATTACCT carries:
- the LOC114188177 gene encoding pre-rRNA-processing protein TSR2-like is translated as MEGARRLQGQSIGVFCEGIGLLLFRWSALRTAIENEWGGRESLVKADQLVTDILSWFTQFKEPLYIDDLEDILDQGMLSLNVEVEDGSIEEVAEKLMVMHEEFLDGNFSSFEELRKANLEQAARPQTAQIINDGEDDSDENGDDETMIVDGNSSSMSTEIPRSYSNNNSVNEPRQNVSGEADDGWVVVSNRRKGRKT